Proteins from a single region of Amycolatopsis sp. CA-230715:
- a CDS encoding class F sortase, whose amino-acid sequence MRRQRRKLVTSYFLGVASLLFVEAIALLSIAWPPKDVIAGTASPAQSVAPPRAAAVAPPPPATTAPPPPPSTVASQPAPPPPPARKEPIRGQRPGTIRLPAGGTATLVRKEIQGPNATLPIPERLDQATWWGAGLDAPNGASVFAGHVNWGGGIGPFAELWDASPGGEVVITDAAGKPWTYRVSQLITLHKDELPQRADDLFSQAGPHRVVLVTCGGKWVGGQTGYAENRVVVADPA is encoded by the coding sequence GTGAGAAGGCAACGCCGCAAGCTCGTCACCTCGTACTTCCTCGGGGTGGCGAGCTTGCTGTTCGTGGAAGCGATCGCACTGCTGTCCATCGCGTGGCCGCCGAAGGACGTGATCGCCGGGACAGCGTCACCCGCGCAGTCCGTCGCACCGCCCCGCGCGGCCGCGGTCGCGCCGCCGCCACCGGCCACCACGGCACCACCCCCACCACCGTCCACTGTGGCCAGTCAGCCCGCACCGCCACCGCCGCCCGCGAGGAAGGAGCCGATCCGCGGACAGCGGCCCGGCACCATCCGGCTGCCCGCCGGGGGCACGGCCACCTTGGTGCGCAAGGAGATCCAGGGTCCGAACGCGACACTGCCCATCCCGGAGCGGCTCGACCAGGCGACCTGGTGGGGCGCCGGGCTCGACGCGCCGAACGGGGCGAGCGTGTTCGCCGGGCACGTCAACTGGGGCGGCGGGATCGGCCCGTTCGCGGAGCTGTGGGACGCCAGCCCCGGCGGCGAGGTCGTCATCACCGACGCGGCGGGCAAGCCGTGGACCTACCGCGTTTCGCAGCTCATCACGCTGCACAAGGACGAGTTGCCGCAGCGCGCCGACGACCTGTTCAGCCAGGCGGGCCCGCACCGGGTCGTGCTGGTGACCTGCGGCGGCAAATGGGTCGGCGGCCAGACCGGCTACGCGGAGAACAGGGTCGTCGTCGCCGATCCGGCCTGA
- a CDS encoding Bax inhibitor-1/YccA family protein yields MRSTSNPAFRKLPVGGAGQGQYGPNVGFNQPQGGIPGYGAPQTASGADDRPMTVDDVVIKTGLSLGTALVTGVIAAVWAMGQAADKALGPVLGVMIGGMLVGLVLSLVMIFRQKPSGVMTLAYSAVEGVFLGAITGLFEFIKPGIALQAIIGTAGVFITMLVVYKTGAIKVTPKLTKWIIGATAGAAILMLFNLLMSAFGVQTGLRGGGTLGIVISLVIIGIAAFNFLLDFDMADRMIREGMPSKWAWFAAFGLMTTLVWLYLEILRLLYYLNND; encoded by the coding sequence GTGCGTTCCACGAGCAACCCCGCGTTCCGCAAGCTGCCGGTCGGCGGCGCGGGACAAGGCCAGTACGGGCCGAACGTAGGCTTCAACCAACCGCAGGGCGGTATCCCCGGATACGGCGCCCCGCAGACGGCTTCGGGCGCCGACGACCGGCCGATGACCGTGGACGACGTCGTCATCAAGACCGGGCTGAGCCTCGGCACGGCGCTGGTCACCGGCGTCATCGCGGCCGTGTGGGCGATGGGCCAGGCCGCGGACAAGGCGCTGGGCCCGGTGCTCGGCGTGATGATCGGCGGGATGCTCGTCGGTCTCGTGCTGTCGCTGGTGATGATCTTCCGCCAGAAGCCCAGCGGCGTGATGACGCTGGCGTATTCGGCGGTGGAAGGCGTTTTCCTCGGCGCCATCACGGGCCTGTTCGAATTCATCAAGCCCGGTATCGCACTGCAGGCGATCATCGGCACCGCCGGTGTCTTCATCACGATGCTGGTCGTCTACAAGACCGGTGCGATCAAGGTCACCCCCAAGCTCACCAAGTGGATCATCGGCGCCACCGCGGGCGCCGCGATCCTGATGCTGTTCAACCTGCTGATGAGCGCCTTCGGCGTGCAGACCGGCCTGCGCGGCGGTGGCACCCTCGGCATCGTCATCAGCCTGGTGATCATCGGCATCGCGGCGTTCAACTTCCTGCTCGACTTCGACATGGCCGACCGGATGATCCGCGAGGGCATGCCGTCGAAGTGGGCGTGGTTCGCCGCCTTCGGCCTGATGACCACCCTGGTCTGGCTCTACCTCGAAATCCTGCGGTTGCTGTACTACCTGAACAACGACTAG
- a CDS encoding sulfur globule family protein — protein sequence MSVPPPGQPGQPNPYGQGAPYGQGTPPGQQAPYGTPPQGQPYGAPQPGQGLPPYGAPQQPMPGFPAAPPESIPPKKRRFLWLRIVLPVVVIAASVIVGIAQFSSSPVNAAVGDCLSVPKFTTSFSGDNQPKKVDCGAADANVKVAAKYDDGNAACPAPDYDHLTMEKPSAKLCVVINAKQGDCFANVTSKTEGYLRVSCADPKAEAQFVKVVEGKADEQLCADIEGASPLTYPQPPITFCLLQPKAA from the coding sequence GTGAGCGTTCCCCCTCCTGGTCAGCCAGGCCAGCCGAATCCCTACGGCCAAGGCGCCCCGTACGGCCAGGGCACGCCGCCGGGACAGCAGGCGCCCTATGGAACGCCGCCGCAAGGTCAGCCCTACGGCGCTCCGCAGCCGGGGCAGGGGCTGCCGCCGTACGGCGCGCCGCAGCAGCCGATGCCGGGCTTCCCGGCCGCCCCGCCCGAGTCGATCCCGCCGAAGAAGCGCCGGTTCCTGTGGCTGCGGATCGTGCTGCCCGTGGTGGTCATCGCGGCGAGCGTGATCGTCGGCATCGCCCAGTTCTCGTCGAGCCCGGTGAACGCCGCGGTGGGCGACTGCCTCAGCGTCCCGAAGTTCACCACCAGCTTCAGCGGCGACAACCAGCCGAAGAAGGTCGACTGCGGTGCCGCGGACGCGAACGTGAAGGTCGCGGCCAAGTACGACGACGGGAACGCCGCGTGCCCCGCACCCGACTACGACCACCTCACGATGGAGAAGCCGTCGGCGAAGCTGTGCGTGGTGATCAACGCGAAACAGGGCGACTGCTTCGCCAACGTCACCTCCAAGACCGAGGGCTACCTCCGGGTTTCGTGCGCCGACCCGAAGGCGGAGGCCCAGTTCGTCAAGGTGGTCGAGGGCAAGGCCGACGAGCAGCTGTGCGCGGACATCGAAGGCGCGTCGCCGCTGACGTACCCGCAGCCGCCGATCACTTTCTGCCTTCTCCAGCCGAAAGCGGCCTGA
- a CDS encoding LppU/SCO3897 family protein translates to MSVPPPPVPPFGPQWTNQAHVRRLPPWLLVVAGVAVLALAVTFLVVKLSSQPLSAEVGDCLDVHVVNPNPAPADQAEQADCGAAEANVKVAVKYPDADRDCPARGYEFIYIGNPKNKLCLVINARQGDCFAGLSSGSEPYRRVPCTDAKAERQFVKIVEGEANEELCEEIDGATAVTFPQPPITFCLVKPKTI, encoded by the coding sequence GTGAGTGTTCCCCCGCCACCCGTGCCCCCGTTCGGTCCACAATGGACCAATCAGGCGCACGTGCGCCGCCTGCCACCGTGGCTGCTCGTCGTGGCCGGGGTGGCGGTGCTCGCCCTCGCGGTCACCTTCCTGGTGGTGAAGCTGTCCTCGCAGCCGTTGTCGGCCGAGGTCGGGGACTGCCTCGACGTGCACGTGGTCAATCCGAACCCGGCACCGGCCGACCAGGCTGAGCAGGCCGACTGCGGTGCGGCCGAAGCGAACGTGAAGGTCGCCGTGAAGTACCCCGACGCCGACCGGGACTGCCCGGCGCGCGGGTACGAGTTCATCTACATCGGCAACCCGAAGAACAAGCTCTGCCTGGTGATCAACGCGCGCCAGGGCGACTGCTTCGCGGGCCTGTCGTCGGGCAGCGAACCCTACCGGCGGGTGCCGTGCACCGACGCCAAGGCGGAACGCCAGTTCGTCAAGATCGTCGAGGGCGAGGCGAACGAAGAACTGTGCGAGGAGATCGACGGCGCGACCGCGGTGACCTTCCCGCAGCCACCGATCACCTTCTGCCTGGTGAAACCGAAAACCATCTAG